A window from Kovacikia minuta CCNUW1 encodes these proteins:
- a CDS encoding hybrid sensor histidine kinase/response regulator — protein MDEISVRILLVEDSPTDADLLRQVFLHSDKEGWELLHVERLEYGIEICQQQSFDVVLLDLRLPDSDGFETVAEFRVAVPDIPIIVLTMMDDEELALQAMAGGAQDYLVKDQITMQLLIRSIRYAIERGRILQRLKNSEQSILRSLEQEQELNLLRSSFISMASHELRTPLTMIRTCVELLQNFNHELAEERRNQYFDRIKMAISQITHLLDDVLVLGSTKSGGLVFKPEPLDLEEFCRELAESIQFSNSNQHRIVVTCQGSCVGAEMDTALLRHIFSNLLSNAIKYSPQGCNVQFDLICEDGYATFQIKDQGIGIPLKDQGHLFETFYRCSNVGKIPGTGLGLAIVKKCVELHRGRIRLNSKAQSGTTFTVKLPLKP, from the coding sequence ATGGATGAAATATCGGTGCGTATTCTTTTAGTGGAAGATAGTCCCACCGATGCGGATTTGTTACGCCAGGTATTTTTACATTCAGATAAAGAAGGTTGGGAATTGCTCCATGTTGAGCGGTTGGAATATGGGATTGAGATTTGTCAGCAGCAATCCTTTGATGTAGTTTTACTGGACCTTCGCCTGCCAGACTCCGATGGGTTTGAAACAGTGGCAGAATTTCGGGTGGCAGTTCCCGACATTCCAATCATTGTTCTGACGATGATGGATGATGAAGAGTTGGCATTGCAGGCCATGGCAGGAGGCGCACAGGATTACCTGGTTAAAGATCAGATCACCATGCAGTTGCTCATTCGCTCCATCCGCTATGCGATCGAACGGGGACGAATCCTCCAGCGGCTGAAAAATAGTGAGCAAAGCATTCTGCGATCGCTGGAGCAAGAGCAGGAACTTAACCTGCTCCGCTCAAGCTTCATTTCAATGGCCTCCCACGAGCTGCGCACCCCCCTCACCATGATTCGCACCTGTGTAGAACTGCTGCAAAATTTCAATCACGAACTTGCTGAAGAACGGAGAAATCAATACTTCGATCGCATCAAAATGGCAATTAGTCAAATTACGCATCTTCTGGATGACGTGCTGGTTTTGGGTAGTACAAAGTCAGGTGGGCTAGTATTCAAACCCGAACCGCTCGATTTAGAAGAGTTTTGTCGTGAGTTAGCAGAATCAATCCAGTTCAGTAACAGCAACCAACATCGCATTGTGGTTACCTGCCAGGGAAGTTGTGTTGGGGCTGAAATGGATACAGCCTTATTGCGTCATATCTTTTCTAATTTGCTCTCCAATGCCATCAAATATTCCCCTCAAGGTTGCAACGTGCAGTTTGACCTGATCTGTGAAGATGGATATGCAACTTTTCAAATCAAAGATCAAGGGATCGGCATTCCCCTTAAGGATCAAGGCCACCTGTTTGAAACCTTTTACCGTTGCAGCAATGTTGGCAAAATCCCAGGAACGGGACTCGGACTCGCCATTGTCAAGAAATGTGTAGAGTTGCATCGCGGACGCATTCGGCTCAATAGCAAAGCTCAATCAGGAACAACTTTTACGGTAAAGTTGCCCTTAAAGCCCTGA
- a CDS encoding HNH endonuclease, translated as MLNASYEPLNITSWRRAVVLLIKGKAEQVEHNGKYVYSGFPLPTVIRLRHYVRVPYKEIPLTRRNLLHRDGHSCQYCGYTGDELTLDHVIPRSRGGGDTWENIVTACVRCNVKKGNRTPREAGMLLEVPPRKPYSGLYFEVTKHLKNGVNQEWRKYVIGV; from the coding sequence GTGCTCAACGCTTCATACGAACCGCTCAATATTACGAGCTGGCGTAGGGCAGTCGTTTTGTTGATCAAAGGCAAAGCAGAGCAGGTTGAACACAACGGAAAGTACGTTTATTCCGGTTTTCCACTGCCGACGGTGATACGGCTGCGTCACTATGTGCGGGTGCCATACAAAGAAATCCCCTTGACGCGCCGAAACCTTTTGCACCGTGATGGTCATTCTTGCCAGTACTGTGGCTACACAGGAGACGAGTTAACGCTCGACCACGTGATTCCGCGATCGAGGGGTGGGGGCGATACCTGGGAAAACATCGTTACTGCCTGTGTGCGGTGTAATGTTAAGAAAGGTAACCGCACCCCCAGAGAGGCAGGCATGCTTTTGGAGGTTCCCCCTCGAAAGCCCTACAGCGGACTCTACTTTGAAGTCACTAAACATCTCAAAAATGGTGTCAATCAGGAGTGGCGTAAGTATGTTATCGGCGTTTAA
- a CDS encoding PAS domain S-box protein: MDAEQRYQFNNRTYEEWFGHSRSEIKGQHLWQVLGEPAYQKIKPYIQAVMTGQKITYESLVPYQNNGLRWINAAYIPDFGEQGEVKGYFAMVTDITERKQAEAMLRESEQRLSLAVEGAEMATWDVDLQTGKALWSARHFQLLGYEHVPSGEATLEMWRSRVHPDDLERVTRVAERAIQERSIYHSEHRIFRADNGQIVWLGAFGQVLYDDAGKAIRFIGIILDITDRKRAEQVLQQAKEELEIKVQERTAELNSLNQDLARSNQELEQFAYVASHDLQEPLRAVTGYTQLLIQDYQDRLDDSAQEYANYIVDAAKRMQQLIQDLLAYSRVGTRSLTFFPTDCNAVMHQVLQNLQVAIAESNATILCDSLPTVHADRNQLIQLFQNLIGNAIKFHRPKTSPEIHISAELAASKWLFRVQDNGIGIKARYLDRIFEIFKRLHSRMEFSGTGIGLAICKKIVERHSGTIWVESEPGIGTTFYFTIPIFHDPPNV, from the coding sequence ATCGATGCAGAACAACGCTATCAGTTTAACAACCGAACCTACGAAGAATGGTTCGGACATTCTCGGTCAGAAATTAAAGGACAGCACCTCTGGCAGGTTTTAGGAGAGCCAGCTTACCAGAAAATTAAACCCTATATCCAGGCTGTCATGACCGGGCAGAAAATTACCTATGAAAGTCTGGTACCCTACCAGAACAACGGTCTGCGTTGGATCAATGCGGCTTACATCCCCGATTTTGGAGAACAGGGGGAAGTCAAAGGATATTTTGCGATGGTGACCGACATCACCGAGCGCAAGCAAGCTGAAGCGATGTTGCGTGAGAGCGAGCAACGCTTAAGTCTGGCAGTGGAAGGAGCAGAGATGGCAACCTGGGATGTTGACCTACAAACTGGAAAAGCGCTCTGGTCCGCAAGACACTTTCAACTTTTGGGATATGAGCACGTGCCCAGTGGTGAAGCAACCCTGGAGATGTGGCGTAGTCGGGTTCACCCGGATGACCTGGAGCGAGTAACGCGGGTAGCGGAACGGGCAATTCAGGAACGATCGATTTACCACTCTGAACATCGCATTTTTCGGGCTGACAATGGCCAAATTGTGTGGCTGGGGGCATTTGGACAGGTGCTCTATGATGATGCCGGTAAAGCCATCCGCTTCATTGGCATTATCCTTGACATCACCGATCGCAAGCGGGCAGAACAGGTGCTTCAACAGGCAAAGGAAGAACTGGAAATTAAAGTACAGGAGCGCACGGCTGAACTGAACAGTCTAAATCAAGACTTAGCCCGCTCCAACCAGGAATTGGAACAGTTTGCCTATGTAGCTTCCCACGATTTGCAGGAACCATTGCGGGCAGTCACCGGCTACACTCAACTACTGATTCAGGACTATCAGGATCGGTTGGACGATTCGGCTCAGGAATACGCGAATTACATTGTGGATGCGGCAAAGCGGATGCAGCAATTGATTCAAGATCTGCTGGCCTACTCCCGTGTGGGAACCCGGAGCTTGACGTTTTTCCCCACAGACTGCAATGCGGTCATGCACCAGGTGTTGCAGAATCTACAGGTTGCGATCGCCGAAAGTAATGCAACCATTCTTTGCGACTCCTTACCAACCGTCCATGCTGATAGAAACCAGTTGATCCAGCTATTCCAGAATTTGATTGGTAATGCGATTAAGTTTCATCGTCCCAAAACTTCCCCTGAAATCCACATTTCAGCGGAATTAGCAGCCAGCAAATGGCTGTTTCGAGTGCAAGACAACGGCATTGGGATCAAAGCCCGTTATCTCGATCGCATCTTTGAAATTTTCAAACGGCTCCATAGCCGCATGGAGTTTTCAGGAACGGGGATTGGGTTAGCAATCTGCAAAAAAATTGTCGAACGCCACAGCGGAACTATCTGGGTTGAATCTGAACCTGGTATAGGAACAACCTTTTACTTTACTATCCCCATCTTTCATGACCCTCCAAATGTTTAA
- a CDS encoding response regulator yields MFNSIEILLIEDSPTDATLTIRSFNQAKIANNLHWLTDGEAAMDYLRQQGEFENAARPDLILLDLNLPGMDGREILAEVKSDANLKRIPVVILTTSADEEDVLRSYNLNANCYITKPFDVQQFIQVVQMIGDFWLAAVKLPME; encoded by the coding sequence ATGTTTAACTCAATCGAGATTCTGTTAATTGAAGACTCCCCCACCGATGCAACCCTGACAATCCGGAGCTTTAACCAGGCCAAAATTGCTAACAACCTGCACTGGCTTACAGATGGTGAAGCTGCGATGGACTACCTCCGGCAACAGGGTGAGTTTGAGAATGCGGCTCGTCCCGATCTAATCCTGCTGGATTTAAACTTGCCTGGAATGGATGGGCGAGAAATTTTGGCAGAAGTCAAATCGGACGCGAACCTGAAGCGCATCCCAGTGGTCATCCTTACCACCTCAGCCGATGAAGAAGATGTCCTCCGCTCCTATAACCTGAACGCCAACTGCTACATTACTAAACCCTTTGATGTGCAGCAATTTATTCAGGTTGTGCAGATGATCGGCGATTTCTGGTTAGCTGCGGTAAAACTGCCAATGGAGTAA
- a CDS encoding serine/threonine-protein kinase codes for MLQIFSRHRQTGRGNADDSRRKRLIGKTLDRRYRIIDLLGEGGFSHTYIAEDTRRPKNPEYPRCVVKHLRKSSSNPDFLSNARRLFRIEAETLERLGEHNQIPRLLAYFEEWGEFYLVQEYIQGHPLSVEWKPGRCWSDSQVYAFLCEMLEILSFVHQQGVIHRDVKPDNIIRRHQDNKLCLVDFGTVKQAVSASLDSSQHTITTGTPGYIPIEQWRGNPQFNSDIYALGVVAVQLLTGVDPESFQGNPERILRQHRPQTQVNLAAVIDNMVRTDWHDRYASAQEVLQSLYPLAAEFSGETLAPPTVPADHQLPEPELSSPASATIVSGVPTPPPGKTGTTMPPATADETVLGTFELEPFAASAPEADSHLSATDEAVIQEPDLESSLRSSLPTSLPARSIEASLTGTTQAVAAPVEPSHPIATSRWQLFAGVGVAGVGAIAVGFFFLVLPWRNFQAAEQTLKQADQARQAGNYSDCLTQAGSISEKHADLKVKAQVLVEGCSALMQANQLASGNNFQAAIAALDEIAPTNPAYGDAQKLIQQWGDQLLQKATEKYQKGDFTSAIALLKDLPASLTAKVQPTLEQWQKTWEANQDQLQAAQSAMEAGNWKDALEQVGKIDTSNSPYWEKLVSQLKQEAQTNLEAAKEAAKTAASPVKPASSQSESSPSWLSNSPVYNTPRQPVAPPPVEPPPQRPQTATGSKICPSRVPGC; via the coding sequence ATGTTGCAAATCTTTAGCAGGCATCGCCAAACGGGTAGAGGGAACGCGGACGACAGTCGGAGAAAGCGACTGATTGGCAAAACTCTGGATAGACGCTACCGCATCATCGACCTGCTAGGGGAAGGCGGATTTAGTCATACCTACATTGCTGAAGATACACGCCGACCCAAAAATCCCGAATATCCCAGGTGTGTTGTCAAGCATCTCCGCAAAAGCAGCAGTAACCCTGATTTTTTGAGTAATGCCCGACGGCTGTTTCGAATTGAAGCCGAAACTCTGGAAAGATTGGGTGAGCACAACCAGATTCCGCGCTTGCTTGCCTATTTTGAGGAGTGGGGAGAATTTTATCTGGTTCAGGAATATATTCAAGGGCATCCTCTCAGTGTTGAATGGAAACCAGGACGGTGTTGGAGTGATTCACAGGTCTATGCGTTTCTATGCGAAATGCTGGAGATCCTTTCATTTGTCCATCAGCAAGGTGTGATCCACCGGGATGTAAAACCAGATAACATCATCCGGCGTCACCAGGATAACAAGCTATGTCTGGTCGATTTTGGCACCGTTAAGCAGGCGGTTAGTGCTTCTCTGGATTCTTCGCAGCACACCATTACCACGGGAACCCCAGGATATATCCCGATCGAACAATGGCGGGGAAATCCCCAGTTCAATAGTGATATTTATGCATTGGGAGTAGTGGCAGTCCAGCTACTGACTGGGGTTGATCCGGAGTCGTTTCAGGGCAATCCGGAGCGGATCTTACGGCAGCACCGCCCCCAAACCCAGGTAAATCTGGCTGCGGTGATCGATAACATGGTTCGGACTGACTGGCACGATCGTTATGCCTCCGCGCAGGAAGTGCTTCAGTCACTCTACCCTCTTGCAGCCGAATTTTCAGGTGAAACCCTTGCTCCGCCAACGGTGCCCGCTGACCACCAGTTGCCAGAGCCAGAGTTGTCCAGCCCCGCTTCTGCAACGATTGTGAGTGGTGTACCCACCCCACCTCCAGGTAAAACGGGGACAACTATGCCGCCCGCCACCGCAGACGAAACAGTTCTGGGGACGTTTGAACTGGAGCCGTTTGCGGCCTCTGCCCCTGAGGCAGACTCGCATTTGTCTGCAACCGATGAAGCGGTCATCCAGGAACCGGATCTGGAATCTTCGTTACGATCGTCTCTCCCAACCAGTCTTCCCGCCCGCTCCATTGAAGCCAGTTTAACTGGAACGACGCAGGCAGTTGCTGCCCCGGTTGAACCCTCCCATCCGATCGCAACCTCTCGCTGGCAACTATTTGCTGGAGTTGGGGTTGCTGGGGTGGGGGCAATTGCGGTTGGTTTCTTTTTTCTGGTACTCCCCTGGCGCAACTTTCAGGCAGCAGAGCAAACGTTAAAACAGGCAGACCAGGCACGGCAGGCAGGAAACTATAGTGATTGCCTGACTCAAGCTGGCAGTATTTCTGAAAAGCATGCCGATCTAAAAGTAAAGGCGCAGGTCTTGGTAGAAGGTTGCTCTGCGTTGATGCAGGCAAACCAACTGGCGAGTGGAAATAATTTTCAGGCAGCGATCGCCGCGTTGGATGAAATTGCGCCGACCAATCCTGCCTATGGGGATGCCCAAAAATTAATCCAGCAGTGGGGCGATCAATTGCTTCAGAAGGCGACGGAGAAGTACCAGAAAGGTGATTTTACGAGTGCGATCGCCCTGCTAAAGGATTTACCTGCCTCCCTGACTGCGAAAGTTCAGCCTACTTTAGAGCAATGGCAGAAAACCTGGGAAGCCAATCAGGATCAGCTCCAGGCAGCCCAGTCTGCGATGGAAGCCGGTAATTGGAAGGATGCCCTGGAGCAAGTTGGCAAAATCGATACGAGCAACAGCCCCTATTGGGAGAAATTGGTCAGCCAATTGAAGCAAGAGGCTCAAACCAATCTGGAAGCAGCAAAGGAAGCAGCTAAAACCGCTGCTTCTCCTGTCAAACCTGCGAGTTCGCAGTCGGAGTCATCTCCCAGTTGGCTTTCAAACTCCCCGGTTTACAACACTCCCCGCCAACCTGTTGCCCCACCACCCGTTGAACCCCCACCCCAACGTCCCCAAACGGCAACAGGCTCTAAGATTTGTCCTTCCCGTGTTCCAGGTTGTTAG
- a CDS encoding response regulator: MTVEPYSLLDGLQALVIDHENDSLSLIIFMLVMYGVQVTAVDSAGAALKALEVIQPDFLICNTAVPFEDGNSLIRRIRALKGEDEEQVPAIALGVLSSETTLTQVTLQSSICEEFQACLTKPIEPEDLVAVVLNFVGKPHPA; the protein is encoded by the coding sequence GTGACAGTTGAACCATATTCATTACTTGATGGTTTACAAGCATTGGTTATTGATCATGAAAACGATTCGCTTTCATTGATTATTTTTATGCTGGTGATGTATGGGGTTCAAGTCACAGCTGTTGATTCAGCAGGAGCAGCACTAAAAGCGTTGGAAGTTATCCAGCCCGATTTTTTGATCTGCAATACGGCGGTACCATTTGAAGATGGAAATTCCTTAATTCGGCGGATCAGAGCATTGAAGGGTGAGGATGAAGAGCAGGTTCCCGCGATCGCCCTGGGTGTATTATCTTCCGAAACTACGCTTACCCAGGTTACGCTGCAATCCTCTATCTGTGAAGAGTTTCAAGCATGTCTTACGAAACCCATCGAGCCAGAAGATTTAGTCGCAGTTGTGCTTAATTTTGTCGGTAAACCTCATCCTGCTTAA
- a CDS encoding DHH family phosphoesterase encodes MHDSLNSLDGLLTVLETNPIDAHSPLDTVDIPKIKPVAKPVDETPTPSIQPFAYDIPRSAEQSQKVEALRQTLERHRGERQLVVLQDFPDPDALASGWTYKLIAQRYEIQCDIVYAGTLSHQENIALVKLTNLPVQRWALPTLKSRDLSVYQGCTLVDSQGTTSQLVPSLRQAGIPITVVIDHHNMQEELKAEFVDIRPHTRATATILTQYLQAGLLKLDSNSNEHVKCATALMHGLRSDTDALRQAKEEDFLAAAYLSRFYDGQLLNAVLQSSRSKQVMDVIERSLKNRIVQNNFSIAGVGYLRYDDRDAIPQAADFLVTEENVHTAVVYGIVHDEDEDLEVVVGSLRTNKLTLDPDEFIKEAFGQDAQGRYFGGGRSQAGGFEIPLGFLSGFTESPEYAKMKWNVFDAQVKQKLLRLVNPDQHYPNGVG; translated from the coding sequence ATGCACGATTCGTTGAATTCCCTTGATGGCTTGCTAACTGTATTGGAGACAAATCCTATCGACGCTCATTCACCTTTAGACACTGTTGATATTCCCAAAATTAAGCCGGTGGCTAAACCTGTTGACGAGACTCCAACGCCATCCATTCAGCCGTTTGCCTATGACATTCCTCGGTCAGCTGAGCAGAGTCAGAAGGTAGAAGCTCTGCGCCAAACTTTAGAACGGCACCGTGGAGAACGCCAGCTTGTCGTATTGCAGGACTTTCCCGACCCGGATGCCCTGGCTTCTGGTTGGACCTACAAGCTGATTGCTCAAAGATATGAGATTCAGTGCGATATCGTTTATGCGGGCACGCTCAGCCACCAGGAAAATATTGCGCTGGTCAAGTTAACAAACCTACCCGTGCAGCGCTGGGCATTACCAACCCTCAAAAGTCGGGATCTCTCGGTTTATCAGGGATGCACTCTGGTCGATAGTCAGGGAACAACCAGCCAGCTTGTGCCGTCCTTGCGGCAGGCGGGAATCCCGATCACGGTTGTGATTGACCATCACAATATGCAGGAGGAATTGAAAGCCGAGTTTGTCGATATTCGTCCCCATACCCGTGCAACGGCAACAATTCTGACCCAATACCTCCAGGCGGGGCTGTTGAAGCTAGATAGCAACTCCAATGAGCATGTGAAGTGTGCTACAGCGTTGATGCATGGGTTGCGCTCTGATACAGACGCACTCAGACAGGCAAAGGAGGAAGATTTCCTGGCTGCTGCCTACCTCAGCCGCTTTTATGATGGGCAATTGCTCAACGCCGTGCTTCAGTCTTCCCGATCGAAGCAGGTAATGGATGTGATTGAGCGATCGCTGAAGAACCGCATCGTTCAAAATAACTTTTCCATTGCTGGAGTGGGCTACTTGCGCTACGACGACCGCGATGCAATCCCGCAGGCAGCCGATTTTCTGGTTACGGAAGAAAACGTTCATACCGCCGTTGTCTACGGCATTGTCCACGATGAAGATGAAGACCTCGAAGTCGTCGTTGGTTCATTGAGAACGAACAAGTTGACGCTTGACCCGGATGAGTTTATCAAGGAAGCCTTTGGGCAGGATGCTCAGGGACGGTATTTTGGGGGTGGGCGATCGCAGGCTGGAGGCTTCGAGATTCCCCTCGGCTTTCTCTCTGGTTTTACCGAAAGCCCTGAATACGCCAAGATGAAGTGGAATGTCTTCGATGCCCAGGTAAAACAAAAATTATTGCGCCTGGTCAACCCAGACCAACACTATCCAAATGGAGTTGGGTAG
- a CDS encoding ChaB family protein, which yields MNADSIPNPGIDESRSSEEGKQISTDASGRSGETRMEGQSGGSNQMTIDNLPQDVKDSLPEAAQNIFVAAYNSFLANSHDEEAAKRVAWQTIERNEHYTRGGDGKWYRSPDESANTRGGVSTMPGG from the coding sequence ATGAACGCAGATTCTATTCCCAATCCTGGTATTGATGAGTCCAGATCTTCTGAGGAAGGTAAGCAAATTTCTACGGATGCATCCGGCAGGTCTGGGGAAACCCGGATGGAAGGGCAGTCAGGTGGCTCAAATCAAATGACGATCGATAACCTCCCCCAGGATGTCAAAGACTCGCTGCCTGAAGCAGCTCAAAACATCTTTGTAGCGGCTTACAACAGCTTTCTGGCAAACAGCCACGATGAGGAAGCGGCAAAGCGAGTTGCTTGGCAAACGATCGAGCGTAATGAACACTACACCCGGGGTGGGGATGGCAAATGGTACCGCTCACCCGATGAAAGCGCCAATACCCGTGGTGGGGTGAGTACAATGCCGGGGGGTTAG
- a CDS encoding phosphomannose isomerase type II C-terminal cupin domain, with product METSINDRDLPHLHPPDSDTIRVRPWGTVTLLEEGHHYRINRIELLPGHHISTQMHYHRSEHWIVVSGTAKVVCAGQETILVQKQSTYVPMCTPHRVENPGVIPLVLIEVQNGEYLGEDDITRLNGAKDEGMEVEELRG from the coding sequence ATGGAAACCTCAATCAACGATCGCGATCTTCCTCACCTGCATCCTCCAGATTCCGATACCATCCGAGTCCGTCCTTGGGGCACGGTTACCTTGCTGGAGGAAGGTCACCACTACCGAATTAACCGGATTGAGTTGTTGCCCGGTCATCACATCAGTACCCAGATGCACTATCACCGGAGTGAACACTGGATCGTAGTTTCCGGTACAGCAAAAGTGGTTTGTGCAGGTCAGGAAACGATCCTGGTTCAGAAGCAGTCAACCTATGTCCCCATGTGTACGCCCCACCGAGTGGAGAACCCAGGCGTGATTCCCTTAGTTTTGATTGAAGTGCAGAACGGGGAGTACTTAGGAGAGGACGATATTACGCGGCTAAATGGGGCAAAGGACGAGGGGATGGAGGTTGAGGAATTGAGGGGGTAA